One window of the Holophagales bacterium genome contains the following:
- a CDS encoding insulinase family protein codes for MTISRQVLVATVATVAAVLLLGGPAAAQEVKAEEHVLPNGMKLLLVHRPDEPSVSAGWVAKVGSVNERVGITGISHLFEHMMFKGTTTLGSKDPKRDLEIIGEQEKLRDEMRAEESKMRAAWRRGEVDDITKPESKTPRYKELEVKFDALVKEQRDLLVKNEFDRIYTKNGASGMNAFTTNDLTAYFITVPKNKLELWFWMESDRLKDPVFREFYAERDVVYEERRLRVESTPTGKLDEAFESIFWHSTPYTWPVIGYASDVANITKAQADDYFATYYAPNNLTAVLVGAFDRAEALRLANEYFGRIPRGKVAPPEVVTLPTKWQYDLRFEGEADTNPTAEIRWHTVPFQHKDSYALSVLAELLNGRTGRLYKSMVLPSDAVATQASASHNSFGAPGKYAGSFTFGAEVKEGKTPAEVAAKALGEIERLKKEPVPVDELQKVKNNIAAGSFRRLSSNFPILVQLMVNEAYGDWQEMNTGPKKLEAVTAADVQRVAQTYLVKENQATALVSRKAGSAPSEDDAALADVPEQIRPMIRQSLQRLGAETDAAKLKDGIAKMEAQSAQVPPEMKKGFDLLVAKAKERLAELETAGKK; via the coding sequence ATGACCATAAGCAGACAAGTCCTCGTCGCCACAGTCGCCACAGTCGCCGCGGTCCTCCTTCTCGGAGGCCCCGCCGCGGCCCAGGAAGTCAAAGCCGAGGAGCACGTCCTCCCGAACGGGATGAAGCTCCTCCTCGTCCATCGGCCGGACGAGCCGTCCGTGTCGGCCGGCTGGGTCGCGAAGGTCGGCAGCGTCAACGAGCGCGTCGGCATCACCGGCATCAGCCACCTCTTCGAGCACATGATGTTCAAGGGGACGACGACGCTCGGCTCGAAGGACCCCAAGCGGGACCTCGAGATCATCGGCGAGCAGGAGAAGCTGCGCGACGAGATGCGGGCCGAGGAGTCGAAGATGCGCGCCGCCTGGCGGCGGGGCGAAGTCGACGACATCACGAAGCCGGAGAGCAAGACTCCGCGCTACAAGGAGCTCGAGGTGAAGTTCGACGCGCTCGTCAAGGAGCAGCGCGACCTCCTCGTGAAGAACGAATTCGACCGGATCTACACGAAGAACGGCGCCTCGGGGATGAACGCCTTCACGACGAACGACCTGACGGCCTACTTCATCACCGTCCCCAAGAACAAGCTGGAGCTCTGGTTCTGGATGGAGTCCGACCGGCTGAAGGACCCCGTCTTCCGCGAGTTCTACGCCGAGCGGGACGTCGTCTACGAGGAGCGCCGGCTCCGCGTCGAGTCGACCCCGACCGGGAAGCTCGACGAGGCGTTCGAGTCGATCTTCTGGCACTCGACGCCGTACACCTGGCCCGTCATCGGCTACGCCTCCGACGTCGCGAACATCACGAAGGCGCAGGCCGACGACTACTTCGCGACCTACTACGCCCCGAACAACCTCACCGCCGTCCTCGTCGGCGCCTTCGACAGGGCCGAGGCGCTGAGGCTCGCGAACGAATACTTCGGGCGCATTCCGCGCGGAAAGGTCGCGCCCCCCGAGGTCGTCACGCTCCCGACGAAGTGGCAGTACGACCTGCGCTTCGAGGGCGAGGCCGACACGAACCCCACCGCCGAGATCCGCTGGCACACCGTGCCGTTCCAGCACAAGGACTCGTACGCCCTCTCGGTCCTGGCCGAGCTCCTGAACGGCCGGACGGGGCGCCTCTACAAGTCGATGGTCCTCCCTTCCGACGCCGTCGCGACCCAGGCGAGCGCCTCGCACAACTCCTTCGGCGCCCCGGGCAAGTACGCCGGGTCCTTCACGTTCGGCGCCGAGGTCAAGGAAGGGAAGACGCCGGCCGAGGTCGCAGCAAAGGCCCTCGGCGAGATCGAGCGCCTGAAGAAGGAGCCCGTCCCCGTCGACGAGCTCCAGAAGGTGAAGAACAACATCGCGGCGGGATCGTTCCGCCGGCTCTCCTCGAACTTCCCGATCCTCGTCCAGCTGATGGTCAACGAGGCCTACGGCGACTGGCAGGAGATGAACACCGGGCCGAAGAAGCTCGAGGCGGTCACGGCCGCCGACGTCCAGCGGGTTGCGCAGACCTATCTCGTGAAGGAGAACCAGGCGACGGCGCTCGTCTCTCGCAAGGCGGGCTCGGCCCCGTCGGAAGACGACGCCGCCCTCGCGGACGTCCCGGAGCAGATCCGCCCGATGATCAGGCAGTCGCTCCAGCGCCTCGGCGCCGAAACCGACGCCGCGAAGCTGAAGGACGGCATCGCGAAGATGGAAGCCCAGTCGGCCCAGGTGCCCCCCGAGATGAAGAAGGGTTTCGACCTGCTCGTCGCGAAGGCGAAGGAGCGCCTCGCCGAGCTCGAGACGGCCGGGAAGAAGTGA